The genomic DNA CCTGACCCGGATGGAACCCCTGCCTACCCATCTTGTTTTTACCGCCTTGCAGGACAAGGATGTGGTTGGCATGGCCAGGAGTCTGGCTTCGTTGCTCAGTCATGTCTGGATCACAACTTTGCCGGAACCACGCGCCTCCGATCCTCGCCATCTGGCCTTGGTCTGGCAGGAACAAGGTGTTTCCACAACGGTCTCCCCTGATCCGGCAACGGCCCTCTCCCTGGCGCGAAAGCATTGTCCCGTTCACGGGCGGGTGGTGGTGACCGGATCGCTGCACCTTGTTGGCGTCATACGCGACAAGCTGATGGAAGAAAAGGGGTAACGATTCAGCGCTTTTGCACGCCCCAAAACGCATCACAGCCCCACATGACCACGATCACGCAAAACGTCCCGCACCACCGCCTGCAACAGATCGTAAGGCGTTGGCTTTCTGAACACCTTGATGCCAGCAAGGACACTCCCGTTGGCTGCGATTTCCTGTTCATCCAGCCCGGTTACGACGATGATACGCGATTGGCGAAGTTCTGGTGTGCTTTTCAGTTTTTTGATCATTTTGTAACCATCCATGGATGGCATCATGAGGTCGGTGATGATGATTTCCGGCTGATGCAGTCCAGCCTGGATCAACCCATCGAAGCCATTTTCCGCGACCACAAGCCGCACGGGCAGCCCCCAACCGGCAACGACCCTTTTTGACAAGTTTC from Magnetococcales bacterium includes the following:
- a CDS encoding response regulator, translated to MGPSDNPEGSDYFVTTTQAARLLGISPRTIHYWLDRGVIKAWKTVGKHRRIPMSSVNQLLADRARELRVSERSSLTLLMVEDDEDLRNLSKRVVAGWGLPVRLVVAENGFDGLIQAGLHQPEIIITDLMMPSMDGYKMIKKLKSTPELRQSRIIVVTGLDEQEIAANGSVLAGIKVFRKPTPYDLLQAVVRDVLRDRGHVGL